In Melopsittacus undulatus isolate bMelUnd1 unplaced genomic scaffold, bMelUnd1.mat.Z mat_scaffold_1049_arrow_ctg1, whole genome shotgun sequence, the following are encoded in one genomic region:
- the LOC117438317 gene encoding rho family-interacting cell polarization regulator 1-like, producing MWCGVPGCLTVPVPAVVQFLKRERRVCCPSGDCCVEAPNIYSCPVERFLQVLSTQYAAPINEQHPGLADAVCVKLVEDVLNRRLPRRPGSAQGEQVTIFQYWSHFESLGALVLDSYMMELAEEAMLAQNLNSDDQDVVLRALKRMPEGRLKKEGLKALSLLIVEGNSKVVSAVSAQLRSLAENPRFRQRALVCYLEQLEDEEVQTRVAGCAALGCLKAKESIEQLVYLCQTDKEPVREAAKQSLMLCGEDGKSAHRRLEETLDSL from the exons ATGTGGTGTGGTGTTCCGGGGTGTTTGACAGTGCCTGTCCCTGCAGTGGTGCAGTTTCTCAAACGCGAAAGGAGGGTGTGCTGCCCCTCTGGGGACTGCTGTGTGGAGGCCCCCAACATCTACTCCTGCCCCGTGGAGAGGTTCCTGCAGGTGCTCAGCACACAGTATGCAGCACCCATCAATGAGCAGCACCCTGGCCTGGCTGATGCTG TTTGTGTGAAACTGGTGGAGGATGTGCTGAATCGGCGGCTGCCCCGGCGGCCCGGCAGTGCCCAGGGCGAGCAGGTCACTATCTTCCAGTACTGGAGCCACTTTGAGTCGCTTGGTGCCCTGGTGCTCGACAGCTACATgatggagctggcagaggaag CAATGCTGGCACAGAACCTCAACTCGGACGACCAGGATGTGGTGCTGCGTGCCCTGAAGCGCATGCCTGAAGGCCGCCTCAAGAAGGAGGGACTGAAAGCGCTGAGCCTGCTCATTGTGGAGGGCAACAGCAAGGTGGTGAGCGCCGTGTCGGCCCAGCTCCGCAGCCTGGCAGAGAACCCCCGCTTCCGACAACGG GCCCTTGTGTGCTacctggagcagctggaggatGAGGAGGTGCAAACACGCGTGGCAGGGTGTGCAGCGCTGGGCTGCCTAAAG GCCAAGGAAAGCATTGAGCAGCTGGTTTACTTGTGCCAAACCGACAAGGAGCCTGTGCGGGAGGCAGCCAAGCAGAGCCTGATGCTGTGTG